In Paenibacillus sonchi, the genomic stretch TAATGAATCCTGGTTCTCTTCAAGAATAAACGAAAGGGGCTTGAAATCAAGCCCCTTTCACTTGCCGCAATACTAGCGACGGATTTCTTTGATTCTTGCAGCTTTACCGCGCAGGTCACGAAGGTAATAGAGCTTCGCACGACGCACTTTACCACGGCGAGCCACTTCGATTTTCTCGATCTTAGGCGAGTTGATTGGGAAAGTTCTTTCCACACCAACACCGTAAGAGATTTTACGAACCGTAAAAGTCTCACTGATTCCACCGCCGCGGCGTTTGATTACAACGCCTTCGAACAACTGGATACGTTCACGAGTTCCTTCAATAACTTTTACATGCACTTTCAAAGTGTCACCCGGGCGAAAACTCGGGATATCTTTGCGAAGCTGCTCTTGCGTAATTGCTTGTAGGATATTCATTTAGGACTTCCTCCTTCCGTACAGGTGTTCATGCCTCTTCCGGAGAGATCATCGCTCTCCCTCATTATCCGCAGAGGACCACCGTATTCCACACAACAAAACTAATATTACCATAAACGCCCTTTAAATACAACCTATTTTTTAAGGTTCACAGCGGCAGCATATCGCGTTTCTTGGCCTTGGCTTTGCAGTCCTTGCATAAGCCTACAACCGTCCCGTTATCCTGGGCATAGAAGATCAGCTTACCGTTTTTCTTCTTGCACGATGAGCAAGGCTGTTCGACCGCACTCTGCTTGGCCTTCCGGTGCCGGTCCATAGAAATCACATTACTGGCGGTGCTGCGCTTCGGTTCTGAGGGGTGCCCCTTCCGGCTGCGGTAACCCCAATATACAAACACACCTACTAACAAGACCACTACAATCGCCGCATACTGCATCTGCATCATCCGCTCCCCTGACTGGTATCAGTCTAATAGTAAACAGACTTTCCTTCATTTAAAGTATATATTAGCCGCTGCTCCTGCTTTGCCGCATACCATGACTTCTTCTTCAAAACACCGGTTTCACCGTTTATTCTAGCATACCTCTTCATTGAAATGTAGCAGATCGCACCATCCTGGACTTTAGTCCAGTACAGCAACCCGCCTCCAGCCTGTTTGTCAATTTTTTTCCATAATATATAGTATGGATTATACATAAGCTACAATCTAACCCTTGGGAGGATCTGAACAGTGAACAGAAATCATAATATAGCAAAGCTTGCGGCCGTCGCCGTACTCTCGATTGCCATGCTGTCCGGGTGCCGCGAGCTGCCGGGCAAGGAAGCTGCAGACAATCAGCTTGAACAGCGCTTAACCGGAAATAGTCACCAGGAAACTGCGGAGACCTTCAAACAAGGATTAAGTGAGGTTACTTCAAACGTAGAGCAGGCTGTTAAAAATACTGCAGCGAAGGTGACCGATGAAATCAACTCTGTCAGTATGAGTAAAGAGCTCGTTACTTCCCGCAAAGCTGACTCTTCCTCGGCAATCATTCTGGAGAACAGCGTTGGAGAAGTGAAAGTTACCTCTGGCAGCAGTGATTCCATCACAGTAAAAGCAACGGTTGTCACCCATCTCGGCCTTAATAAGGAGACTGAACGTAAAATCCTCGACAACGCAGAGGTTACGGTCCAAGCAGACGGCGATGAGCTTAAGGTATCCACCCATGCCAAGAATGAACCCCAAAAGAATCTATGGGCCTGGGCACAGAAAAAATACGGGGCCTCCAATTTTACGATCGATTATGAGATTGAGGTACCCGCTACAATTGATGAATATGATATCAGCAACAATGTTGGAGCAATTCAGCTCAAAGGCCTGCAAGGCACCTTTCACATTGCCAGCGATGTAGGCGCAATTGTTATGGACAATGCCCGGTTCAGCGGAAACTCAACAGTGGAATCGAATACGGGAAGCATCGAACTGGACATCCGCGGCATGAAAACCGGCAGCAGCCTGAAAGCAAGCAGTGATATCGGCAAAGTTACAGCCGGGCTTGAGGACAGCCTTAAATGCACCGTATCCGCTAAAACCGAGCTTGGCCATATCACGGGAACCGGATCCGGCAGTACAGATATTAACGGCGGCGGGCCTCTAGTGTCACTGTCCACACAAATCGGTTCAATTACAGTACAGTAGGAAACGTAATCTAAATAGAAGACCAGCTTATTGCAGACGCACAAAAGCAGCCAGCCTCGGGTTGAGATTGGCTGCTTTTGTGCGTCTGAATTTAGATCAGCGCTATGGCGAGCAGAGTGAACAAGCTTAAAGTCAGAATCTCGCTTCCGTACCCGTAGAATCCGCCGTAATAATTTCCGTAAGGATTAAATGCCGAAGTCTGCACTCTCCCGTTGCCTTTTGTTTTCAAATACACGTTGTTTCTGTCCACATCTACAATGACTCCTTCATGCCGTTTGCCGTCGGTCGTTAAGATCCGTACTCTTTTGTTCATACAATGCAGACAATTATAATAGGCTTCCACCTGAGAACCCTCCCCCATTCGTGATGGTGTATGGTATGCGGAGGGGGAAAAGCCGGACACGGCGATTGCCGTACCGCTGAAAGCAATAAATAAAATAACTGTGAAACAAAGAACTTGTGAACATTGTGTATCAATTTAGATCAAAAAGGGTTATTATTAATATAATATTCATAATTAGAACGCTTACGCACTATAGACAATTTCAATTTTGCAAAGGAGGCAGCTCTCATGAGTGCAGCTGGTAAAAGATTCATCAATGAAGGGGTTCTCCGTATCGCCTGGTTTATTATCTTCGCCTCTCTTACCTATACGGTCCGCAATTACACATGGGTAGTAGTTTTATTCTCGGCTGTGGCCCTTTATGCGCTCGGCTCAGGTATTGTAATGCTGGCCCGCGATCACCGTGAACAACGGGGCAGGGCTTAACTTCCTGAACTCCCACACCTTCCATAACACTTCCTCTGGACCTTTGGTTCTGAGGGAGTGTTTTTTATTGTAATCACAGACAACGGTATGCTCACAACAAAAAGAACCACTTCGCTTCCGGGCACTTGCCGGCCGAATGTGATTCTCATTGATTGGATCTCTGGATAATCGGAGTAACAGGATTTGAACCTGCGACCTCACCCACCCCAAGGGTGCGCGCTACCAGGCTGCGCTATACCCCGACACTTATGTAACTACCTGCTCATTTTTCAATATACGCCCTGTGCTCAGGAATAGAACCGCTGTCAGGTGATATTTTTACCTTCATTTAATATATACCGAGATTAGTATTAGATTCAAGTGAAAATTATGCGAAGCAGTTAGGCCGGAACAGAATAGCAAGAAAAATCAAACCCGTAATGAAAATGTGCAGTATATTTATGCCAGAGAAGAGGAGGTGCCCAGGCTGTATTACGAAGTGATTCACAAAAGCATTGATTTCATTGAGCGTCATTTGGATGAAGAATTAAACTTGGACAGAATTGCGAAAGAAGCTGGCTTCTCCAAATTCCATTTCCATCGGATCTTTCAGAAATATGTGGGGAAAAGTCCGGCGGAATATATCCGTACCCGGAAATTAAGCTCAGCCGCCCATCTGCTGCTCAATTCTGAGGAACGGATTTTGGATATAGCTGTACATTACG encodes the following:
- the rplS gene encoding 50S ribosomal protein L19, which codes for MNILQAITQEQLRKDIPSFRPGDTLKVHVKVIEGTRERIQLFEGVVIKRRGGGISETFTVRKISYGVGVERTFPINSPKIEKIEVARRGKVRRAKLYYLRDLRGKAARIKEIRR